AAACGGACATCACAGCGGCCACCAGGACTGCTCCGGCGGCAGTATCCTTGGCAACTTTGGCCAGATGATGATATTCCTCAGTATATAAGTCTACCAGGGTTTCGATTGCTGTATTTAAAATCTCTAAAATCAGTACAAAACAGATGACGATAATTAATGCCAGCCATTCCGGTGCGGAAATCTTAAACACAAATCCTGCTGTTACCGCAAGTGCTCCGACAATAAAATGAATGCGCATATTCTGCTGCGTTTTTAAAGTATAGAAAATTCCTCGCGTCGCAAATAAAAAACTTTTTTTCAGCTTCCGTCTCATTCCTGAATACCAGCTTTCTTTCAGTCTCCCATAATTTCTTTTTCTACTTTTCGCATTTCCAGCTTGTCCTCATCATCAAGATGGTCATAGCCCAGCAGGTGGAGGACACTGTGAACCGACAAATAGCAGATTTCTCTCAGGAAACCATGTCCGAATTCTTCCCCCTGGCTTTTAGCCTGGTCGGTATTAATAATCACATCGCCTAACAGGATGGGATGAGCAGCCGCTGATTTTAAAATTTCTTCTTTATTGATCAGAAAATCTTCATACATGGGAAATGACAGGACATCG
This genomic interval from Eubacteriaceae bacterium ES3 contains the following:
- the ybeY gene encoding rRNA maturation RNase YbeY, translated to MLVTIFDNRSDTEVSESLLEEIEGYMTRTLLHEEIGVECEISYSFVGAEEIKSLNAEYRGKDQVTDVLSFPMYEDFLINKEEILKSAAAHPILLGDVIINTDQAKSQGEEFGHGFLREICYLSVHSVLHLLGYDHLDDEDKLEMRKVEKEIMGD
- a CDS encoding diacylglycerol kinase family protein, which encodes MRRKLKKSFLFATRGIFYTLKTQQNMRIHFIVGALAVTAGFVFKISAPEWLALIIVICFVLILEILNTAIETLVDLYTEEYHHLAKVAKDTAAGAVLVAAVMSVCVGLIIFAPKIFNCFQL